One Coccinella septempunctata chromosome X, icCocSept1.1, whole genome shotgun sequence genomic window carries:
- the LOC123321277 gene encoding uncharacterized protein LOC123321277 isoform X1, whose amino-acid sequence MTSLTLALDNDVSEGIERITKLFPKCRPRSDINLNRIISLDHEPNESISHRVMNIESENDRWLADSSCISNQLLREDDNILIDHEHPGGTYKLRDSRIIEIAGGREIYSQSRSKAVRKCRNVCLSEDCEKRSVKSPMHQGVWELRGRNHDNKKLSNSRCYTETVFSSEVSSVTHKNDKHRESPEREASPSPLKVSCPGDVVVFDDIGDEWQMDVKKMENNYTAHNLKPVDKECDKVTKVIGSLPIAVYEGSPRRYGIRPVENNFHSQLPSAQSLIASSNIYPPRPGFPQRVVSSPSENEKPPLENNQFKVTSPPSTTNSTFDYLYEFSETRKVLEEFFKCPPPDEENRLEDEFQDLEYELRRQGSDSGNSYVGQRLAKTRPDSTEFCLHIESPMKFSNNFSNLQNHDVNELENNFLDLSIGTGSSGDLGETEVGLQVVHGRNFTLSPETTDCDSNCGDLDSEVSLMLMENEMGPVSGHLGSSSDLIPGDTIPLYSRMPVLDDAMSSEHASDTDNNNPTVMLMKRQITEIEREINQGMCKQKQIKNSTENGLSPSKECIISTTPIGINGCVNHFEEPHVLPHIDTSLDKTPPPPAPVPHRLIQTEKTSDVEAAIKDIRLTLQRTKTLPAKCRPEEEADVIVGSPVWVPRQRGFSNESGDSDRKGNSGDEEENDTDLETDRLLGQQRTDDQSFYDDKGCRKPKSRTIMPLHSHSNHKQLLNTMDEVNVPLVQNESPNSNPPSPTADSDKSQPSQTPKGTVSSGKVKKEKDTKKKGRSKEDVIQRSVLIEGVLFRARYLGSTQLVCEGQPTKTTRMMQAEEAVSRIKALAPDGESQPSTEVDLFISTEKIMVLNTDLKEIMMDHALRTISYIADIGDLVVLMARRRFVPHEMEEAPKINRTPKMICHVFESEEAQFIAQSIGQAFQVAYMEFLKANGIEDHSFVKEMDYQEVLNSQEIFGDELQMFAKKEMQKEVVVPKAKGEILGVVIVESGWGSMLPTVVIANLAPAGAAARCGQLNIGDQIIAINGVSLVGLPLSTCQNYIKNSKNQTVVKLTVVPCAPVVEVKIKRPDTKYQLGFSVQNGVICSLLRGGIAERGGVRVGHRIIEINNQSVVAVPHEKIVNLLATSVGEILMKTMPTSMFRLLTGQENPIYI is encoded by the exons ATGACCAGCTTGACATTGGCATTAGACAATGATGTGAGTGAAGGCATTGAACGGATCACTAAATTATTTCCCAAGTGTCGACCCAGAAGTGATATCAATCTGAATCGGATCATAAGTTTGGATCATGAACCAAATGAGAGCATCTCACATAGGGTCATGAATATCGAAAGTGAAAACGATAG ATGGCTGGCAGATAGCTCTTGTATAAGCAATCAGCTTCTTCGAGAGGATGATAACATTCTAATTGACCATGAACATCCAGGGGGAACCTACAAACTTAGAGATTCTAG AATTATTGAAATAGCTGGAGGTCGTGAAATTTACTCCCAAAGTCGAAGTAAAGCTGTAAGGAAATGCCGAAATGTATGTCTCTCGGAAGATTGTGAAAAAAGATCTGTGAAATCGCCTATGCACCAAGGGGTGTGGGAATTGAGGGGGCGCAACCATGATAATAAAAAACTAAGCAATTCTAGATGTTATACAGAGACTGTTTTTTCATCGGAGGTTAGTTCTGTCACACATAAGAATGACAAGCACAGGGAAAGCCCAGAAAGAGAGGCATCACCTAGTCCTTTAAAGGTGTCATGTCCCGGAGATGTAGTTGTGTTCGATGACATAGGTGATGAGTGGCAAATGGATgttaaaaaaatggaaaataattacaCTGCCCACAACCTTAAGCCAGTTGATAAAGAGTGTGACAAAGTGACCAAAGTTATAGGTTCTCTACCAATAGCAGTTTATGAGGGTTCCCCAAGGAGATACGGAATAAGACCTGTTGAAAATAACTTTCACTCACAGCTTCCTAGCGCACAAAGTCTTATAGCTTCTTCGAATATTTACCCACCAAGACCTGGCTTTCCTCAGAGAGTCGTTTCCAGTCCTAGCGAAAACGAGAAGCCGCCATTAGAAAATAACCAATTTAAG GTCACGTCTCCTCCTTCAACCACCAACTCAACCTTCGATTACCTATACGAATTTTCTGAAACAAGGAaggttttggaggaattttttaaATGTCCGCCGCCAGACGAAGAAAACAGATTGGAAGATGAGTTTCAAGATCTTGAGTATGAACTTCGGAGGCAAGGTAGTGATTCTGGAAATTCGTATGTGGGACAGAGGCTTGCTAAAACAAGACCAGATTCTACTGAATTTTGTCTACACATTGAATCGCCCATGAAATTTTCTAATAACTTCAGCAATTTACAA AATCATGATGTCAATGAGCTCGAGAACAACTTCTTAGATTTATCAATTGGAACTGGTTCAAGTGGTGATTTAGGAGAAACAGAAGTTGGTTTGCAGGTGGTGCATGGTAGAAATTTTACCCTTTCCCCAGAGACAACAGACTGCGACTCAAATTGTGGTGATTTAGATAGTGAAGTATCATTGATGTTGATGGAGAATGAAATGGGACCTGTTTCTGGACATTTAG GATCGTCTTCTGATTTGATTCCGGGTGATACAATACCTTTGTACTCGAGAATGCCTGTATTAGATGATGCGATGTCTTCAGAGCACGCTAGTGATACAGATAATAATAATCCAACGGTAATGTTGATGAAGAGGCAGATAACGGAAATCGAGAGAGAAATCAACCAAGGAATGTGTAaacagaaacaaataaaaaattcaacagagaatGGTTTGTCACCAAGTAAAGAATGTATTATAAGTACCACTCCAATTGGTATCAATGGTTGTGTTAATCACTTTGAAGAACCACACGTCTTACCGCATATTGATACATCACTAG ATAAAACACCACCCCCACCAGCTCCTGTACCTCATAGACTGATACAAACAGAAAAAACAAGTGATGTGGAGGCAGCTATCAAAGATATTAGGTTAACCTTGCAAAGAACTAAAACATTGCCTGCTAAATGTCGTCCTGAAGAAGAGGCTGATGTTATTGTAGGAAGCCCAGTTTGGGTGCCAAG ACAAAGAGGATTTTCCAATGAAAGTGGGGATTCTGATAGAAAAGGAAACAGTGGCGATGAAG AAGAGAATGATACGGACCTGGAAACTGACAGACTTCTTGGACAGCAAAGAACGGACGATCAGAGCTTCTATGATGACAAG GGTTGCAGAAAACCTAAAAGTCGGACCATTATGCCTCTTCATAGTCATTCCAATCACAAACAGTTACTTAACACCATGGACGAAGTTAATGTACCCTTAGtccaaaatgaatccccaaactCGAATCCTCCCTCTCCCACAGCAGATTCTGACAAAAGCCAACCATCACAAACTCCGAAGGGAACTGTTTCATCGGGCAAAGTCAAAAAG GAGAAAGACACAAAAAAGAAGGGTCGCAGTAAAGAAG ATGTTATACAACGTTCAGTGCTCATAGAGGGTGTTCTATTTCGAGCAAGATACTTGGGATCCACCCAATTGGTTTGCGAGGGCCAGCCAACAAAAACAACAAGGATGATGCAAGCTGAAGAAGCTGTGTCCAGAATCAAG GCATTG GCTCCTGATGGTGAATCACAACCCAGCACGGAAGTAGATCTGTTCATCTCCACAGAAAAAATCATGGTTCTCAACACCGACCTGAAGGAAATAATGATGGATCACGCTCTTCGAACAATTTCCTATATTGCCGATATCGGTGACTTGGTAGTTTTGATGGCAAGACGCCGATTCGTTCCTCACGAGATGGAGGAAGCCCCAAAGATCAACCGAACCCCGAAGATGATTTGTCACGTTTTTGAAAGTGAAGAAGCTCAATTCATTGCTCAGTCTATTGGTCAAGCCTTTCAGGTTGCCTATATGGAATTTCTCAAAGCGAACGGAATAGAGGATCATAGTTTCGTCAAAGAAATGGATTACCAGGAAGTTCTCAACTCTCAAGAGATATTTGGGGACGAATTGCAGATGTTCGCTAAGAAAGAGATGCAAAAAGAG GTCGTCGTTCCCAAAGCGAAAGGTGAAATTCTGGGTGTGGTTATTGTGGAATCTGGATGGGGCTCGATGCTTCCTACAGTTGTGATAGCTAACTTGGCTCCTGCAGGTGCAGCTGCTAGATGTGGTCAACTCAACATAGGAGACCAAATAATAGCCATCAATGGTGTTAGTCTGGTCGGTTTGCCTTTGTCCACATGTCAGAACtatataaaaaattccaaaaatcagACAGTTGTCAAGTTAACTGTGGTCCCCTGTGCTCCAGTTGTCGAGGTGAAGATTAAACGACCAGATACCAAATATCAACTTGGATTCAGTGTTCAAAACGGAGTT aTTTGCAGTTTATTGAGAGGTGGAATTGCGGAAAGAGGAGGTGTCAGAGTTGGCCACCGGattattgaaataaacaatCAGAGTGTAGTTGCAGTACCACACGAGAAAATAGTTAATTTACTTGCTACTTCTGTAGGGGAG ATCTTGATGAAAACTATGCCGACCTCCATGTTCAGGTTATTAACAGGACAGGAAAACCCAATATATATTTAA
- the LOC123321277 gene encoding uncharacterized protein LOC123321277 isoform X6, with the protein MTSLTLALDNDVSEGIERITKLFPKCRPRSDINLNRIISLDHEPNESISHRVMNIESENDRWLADSSCISNQLLREDDNILIDHEHPGGTYKLRDSRIIEIAGGREIYSQSRSKAVRKCRNVCLSEDCEKRSVKSPMHQGVWELRGRNHDNKKLSNSRCYTETVFSSEVSSVTHKNDKHRESPEREASPSPLKVSCPGDVVVFDDIGDEWQMDVKKMENNYTAHNLKPVDKECDKVTKVIGSLPIAVYEGSPRRYGIRPVENNFHSQLPSAQSLIASSNIYPPRPGFPQRVVSSPSENEKPPLENNQFKVTSPPSTTNSTFDYLYEFSETRKVLEEFFKCPPPDEENRLEDEFQDLEYELRRQGSDSGNSYVGQRLAKTRPDSTEFCLHIESPMKFSNNFSNLQNHDVNELENNFLDLSIGTGSSGDLGETEVGLQVVHGRNFTLSPETTDCDSNCGDLDSEVSLMLMENEMGPVSGHLGSSSDLIPGDTIPLYSRMPVLDDAMSSEHASDTDNNNPTVMLMKRQITEIEREINQGMCKQKQIKNSTENGLSPSKECIISTTPIGINGCVNHFEEPHVLPHIDTSLDKTPPPPAPVPHRLIQTEKTSDVEAAIKDIRLTLQRTKTLPAKCRPEEEADVIVGSPVWVPRQRGFSNESGDSDRKGNSGDEEENDTDLETDRLLGQQRTDDQSFYDDKGCRKPKSRTIMPLHSHSNHKQLLNTMDEVNVPLVQNESPNSNPPSPTADSDKSQPSQTPKGTVSSGKVKKEKDTKKKGRSKEDVIQRSVLIEGVLFRARYLGSTQLVCEGQPTKTTRMMQAEEAVSRIKLQEVSNQTNECYGHQYEPNSPVSGTCNELSSLMETDSVSTENEMINVPVVQSREFTQEAEKVLDFESVNYQLKKANGTMFRLHFLGSVEVDEEGGRKRRKRLKKNMVEVAVTKIKVCRRVLFLICVS; encoded by the exons ATGACCAGCTTGACATTGGCATTAGACAATGATGTGAGTGAAGGCATTGAACGGATCACTAAATTATTTCCCAAGTGTCGACCCAGAAGTGATATCAATCTGAATCGGATCATAAGTTTGGATCATGAACCAAATGAGAGCATCTCACATAGGGTCATGAATATCGAAAGTGAAAACGATAG ATGGCTGGCAGATAGCTCTTGTATAAGCAATCAGCTTCTTCGAGAGGATGATAACATTCTAATTGACCATGAACATCCAGGGGGAACCTACAAACTTAGAGATTCTAG AATTATTGAAATAGCTGGAGGTCGTGAAATTTACTCCCAAAGTCGAAGTAAAGCTGTAAGGAAATGCCGAAATGTATGTCTCTCGGAAGATTGTGAAAAAAGATCTGTGAAATCGCCTATGCACCAAGGGGTGTGGGAATTGAGGGGGCGCAACCATGATAATAAAAAACTAAGCAATTCTAGATGTTATACAGAGACTGTTTTTTCATCGGAGGTTAGTTCTGTCACACATAAGAATGACAAGCACAGGGAAAGCCCAGAAAGAGAGGCATCACCTAGTCCTTTAAAGGTGTCATGTCCCGGAGATGTAGTTGTGTTCGATGACATAGGTGATGAGTGGCAAATGGATgttaaaaaaatggaaaataattacaCTGCCCACAACCTTAAGCCAGTTGATAAAGAGTGTGACAAAGTGACCAAAGTTATAGGTTCTCTACCAATAGCAGTTTATGAGGGTTCCCCAAGGAGATACGGAATAAGACCTGTTGAAAATAACTTTCACTCACAGCTTCCTAGCGCACAAAGTCTTATAGCTTCTTCGAATATTTACCCACCAAGACCTGGCTTTCCTCAGAGAGTCGTTTCCAGTCCTAGCGAAAACGAGAAGCCGCCATTAGAAAATAACCAATTTAAG GTCACGTCTCCTCCTTCAACCACCAACTCAACCTTCGATTACCTATACGAATTTTCTGAAACAAGGAaggttttggaggaattttttaaATGTCCGCCGCCAGACGAAGAAAACAGATTGGAAGATGAGTTTCAAGATCTTGAGTATGAACTTCGGAGGCAAGGTAGTGATTCTGGAAATTCGTATGTGGGACAGAGGCTTGCTAAAACAAGACCAGATTCTACTGAATTTTGTCTACACATTGAATCGCCCATGAAATTTTCTAATAACTTCAGCAATTTACAA AATCATGATGTCAATGAGCTCGAGAACAACTTCTTAGATTTATCAATTGGAACTGGTTCAAGTGGTGATTTAGGAGAAACAGAAGTTGGTTTGCAGGTGGTGCATGGTAGAAATTTTACCCTTTCCCCAGAGACAACAGACTGCGACTCAAATTGTGGTGATTTAGATAGTGAAGTATCATTGATGTTGATGGAGAATGAAATGGGACCTGTTTCTGGACATTTAG GATCGTCTTCTGATTTGATTCCGGGTGATACAATACCTTTGTACTCGAGAATGCCTGTATTAGATGATGCGATGTCTTCAGAGCACGCTAGTGATACAGATAATAATAATCCAACGGTAATGTTGATGAAGAGGCAGATAACGGAAATCGAGAGAGAAATCAACCAAGGAATGTGTAaacagaaacaaataaaaaattcaacagagaatGGTTTGTCACCAAGTAAAGAATGTATTATAAGTACCACTCCAATTGGTATCAATGGTTGTGTTAATCACTTTGAAGAACCACACGTCTTACCGCATATTGATACATCACTAG ATAAAACACCACCCCCACCAGCTCCTGTACCTCATAGACTGATACAAACAGAAAAAACAAGTGATGTGGAGGCAGCTATCAAAGATATTAGGTTAACCTTGCAAAGAACTAAAACATTGCCTGCTAAATGTCGTCCTGAAGAAGAGGCTGATGTTATTGTAGGAAGCCCAGTTTGGGTGCCAAG ACAAAGAGGATTTTCCAATGAAAGTGGGGATTCTGATAGAAAAGGAAACAGTGGCGATGAAG AAGAGAATGATACGGACCTGGAAACTGACAGACTTCTTGGACAGCAAAGAACGGACGATCAGAGCTTCTATGATGACAAG GGTTGCAGAAAACCTAAAAGTCGGACCATTATGCCTCTTCATAGTCATTCCAATCACAAACAGTTACTTAACACCATGGACGAAGTTAATGTACCCTTAGtccaaaatgaatccccaaactCGAATCCTCCCTCTCCCACAGCAGATTCTGACAAAAGCCAACCATCACAAACTCCGAAGGGAACTGTTTCATCGGGCAAAGTCAAAAAG GAGAAAGACACAAAAAAGAAGGGTCGCAGTAAAGAAG ATGTTATACAACGTTCAGTGCTCATAGAGGGTGTTCTATTTCGAGCAAGATACTTGGGATCCACCCAATTGGTTTGCGAGGGCCAGCCAACAAAAACAACAAGGATGATGCAAGCTGAAGAAGCTGTGTCCAGAATCAAG TTACAGGAGGTGTCCAATCAAACTAATGAATGTTACGGCCATCAATATGAACCGAACAGTCCTGTATCTGGTACTTGTAATGAACTTTCGTCACTGATGGAGACTGACTCTGTTTcaactgaaaatgaaatgataaaCGTTCCTG tGGTACAATCAAGAGAATTCACGCAAGAAGCTGAAAAGGTTCTAGACTTCGAAAGTGTGAACTATCAACTGAAGAAGGCGAACGGAACCATGTTTCGCCTTCATTTTCTTGGTTCTGTTGAGGTCGATGAGGAAGGGGGCCGTAAAAGACGAAAACGGCTCAAGAAAAATATGGTCGAAGTAGCCGTTACTAAAATAAAGGTGTGTCGTCGTGTTTTGTTTCTTATTTGTGTTTCTTAA
- the LOC123321277 gene encoding uncharacterized protein LOC123321277 isoform X2 translates to MTSLTLALDNDVSEGIERITKLFPKCRPRSDINLNRIISLDHEPNESISHRVMNIESENDRWLADSSCISNQLLREDDNILIDHEHPGGTYKLRDSRIIEIAGGREIYSQSRSKAVRKCRNVCLSEDCEKRSVKSPMHQGVWELRGRNHDNKKLSNSRCYTETVFSSEVSSVTHKNDKHRESPEREASPSPLKVSCPGDVVVFDDIGDEWQMDVKKMENNYTAHNLKPVDKECDKVTKVIGSLPIAVYEGSPRRYGIRPVENNFHSQLPSAQSLIASSNIYPPRPGFPQRVVSSPSENEKPPLENNQFKVTSPPSTTNSTFDYLYEFSETRKVLEEFFKCPPPDEENRLEDEFQDLEYELRRQGSDSGNSYVGQRLAKTRPDSTEFCLHIESPMKFSNNFSNLQNHDVNELENNFLDLSIGTGSSGDLGETEVGLQVVHGRNFTLSPETTDCDSNCGDLDSEVSLMLMENEMGPVSGHLGSSSDLIPGDTIPLYSRMPVLDDAMSSEHASDTDNNNPTVMLMKRQITEIEREINQGMCKQKQIKNSTENGLSPSKECIISTTPIGINGCVNHFEEPHVLPHIDTSLDKTPPPPAPVPHRLIQTEKTSDVEAAIKDIRLTLQRTKTLPAKCRPEEEADVIVGSPVWVPRQRGFSNESGDSDRKGNSGDEEENDTDLETDRLLGQQRTDDQSFYDDKGCRKPKSRTIMPLHSHSNHKQLLNTMDEVNVPLVQNESPNSNPPSPTADSDKSQPSQTPKGTVSSGKVKKEKDTKKKGRSKEDVIQRSVLIEGVLFRARYLGSTQLVCEGQPTKTTRMMQAEEAVSRIKAPDGESQPSTEVDLFISTEKIMVLNTDLKEIMMDHALRTISYIADIGDLVVLMARRRFVPHEMEEAPKINRTPKMICHVFESEEAQFIAQSIGQAFQVAYMEFLKANGIEDHSFVKEMDYQEVLNSQEIFGDELQMFAKKEMQKEVVVPKAKGEILGVVIVESGWGSMLPTVVIANLAPAGAAARCGQLNIGDQIIAINGVSLVGLPLSTCQNYIKNSKNQTVVKLTVVPCAPVVEVKIKRPDTKYQLGFSVQNGVICSLLRGGIAERGGVRVGHRIIEINNQSVVAVPHEKIVNLLATSVGEILMKTMPTSMFRLLTGQENPIYI, encoded by the exons ATGACCAGCTTGACATTGGCATTAGACAATGATGTGAGTGAAGGCATTGAACGGATCACTAAATTATTTCCCAAGTGTCGACCCAGAAGTGATATCAATCTGAATCGGATCATAAGTTTGGATCATGAACCAAATGAGAGCATCTCACATAGGGTCATGAATATCGAAAGTGAAAACGATAG ATGGCTGGCAGATAGCTCTTGTATAAGCAATCAGCTTCTTCGAGAGGATGATAACATTCTAATTGACCATGAACATCCAGGGGGAACCTACAAACTTAGAGATTCTAG AATTATTGAAATAGCTGGAGGTCGTGAAATTTACTCCCAAAGTCGAAGTAAAGCTGTAAGGAAATGCCGAAATGTATGTCTCTCGGAAGATTGTGAAAAAAGATCTGTGAAATCGCCTATGCACCAAGGGGTGTGGGAATTGAGGGGGCGCAACCATGATAATAAAAAACTAAGCAATTCTAGATGTTATACAGAGACTGTTTTTTCATCGGAGGTTAGTTCTGTCACACATAAGAATGACAAGCACAGGGAAAGCCCAGAAAGAGAGGCATCACCTAGTCCTTTAAAGGTGTCATGTCCCGGAGATGTAGTTGTGTTCGATGACATAGGTGATGAGTGGCAAATGGATgttaaaaaaatggaaaataattacaCTGCCCACAACCTTAAGCCAGTTGATAAAGAGTGTGACAAAGTGACCAAAGTTATAGGTTCTCTACCAATAGCAGTTTATGAGGGTTCCCCAAGGAGATACGGAATAAGACCTGTTGAAAATAACTTTCACTCACAGCTTCCTAGCGCACAAAGTCTTATAGCTTCTTCGAATATTTACCCACCAAGACCTGGCTTTCCTCAGAGAGTCGTTTCCAGTCCTAGCGAAAACGAGAAGCCGCCATTAGAAAATAACCAATTTAAG GTCACGTCTCCTCCTTCAACCACCAACTCAACCTTCGATTACCTATACGAATTTTCTGAAACAAGGAaggttttggaggaattttttaaATGTCCGCCGCCAGACGAAGAAAACAGATTGGAAGATGAGTTTCAAGATCTTGAGTATGAACTTCGGAGGCAAGGTAGTGATTCTGGAAATTCGTATGTGGGACAGAGGCTTGCTAAAACAAGACCAGATTCTACTGAATTTTGTCTACACATTGAATCGCCCATGAAATTTTCTAATAACTTCAGCAATTTACAA AATCATGATGTCAATGAGCTCGAGAACAACTTCTTAGATTTATCAATTGGAACTGGTTCAAGTGGTGATTTAGGAGAAACAGAAGTTGGTTTGCAGGTGGTGCATGGTAGAAATTTTACCCTTTCCCCAGAGACAACAGACTGCGACTCAAATTGTGGTGATTTAGATAGTGAAGTATCATTGATGTTGATGGAGAATGAAATGGGACCTGTTTCTGGACATTTAG GATCGTCTTCTGATTTGATTCCGGGTGATACAATACCTTTGTACTCGAGAATGCCTGTATTAGATGATGCGATGTCTTCAGAGCACGCTAGTGATACAGATAATAATAATCCAACGGTAATGTTGATGAAGAGGCAGATAACGGAAATCGAGAGAGAAATCAACCAAGGAATGTGTAaacagaaacaaataaaaaattcaacagagaatGGTTTGTCACCAAGTAAAGAATGTATTATAAGTACCACTCCAATTGGTATCAATGGTTGTGTTAATCACTTTGAAGAACCACACGTCTTACCGCATATTGATACATCACTAG ATAAAACACCACCCCCACCAGCTCCTGTACCTCATAGACTGATACAAACAGAAAAAACAAGTGATGTGGAGGCAGCTATCAAAGATATTAGGTTAACCTTGCAAAGAACTAAAACATTGCCTGCTAAATGTCGTCCTGAAGAAGAGGCTGATGTTATTGTAGGAAGCCCAGTTTGGGTGCCAAG ACAAAGAGGATTTTCCAATGAAAGTGGGGATTCTGATAGAAAAGGAAACAGTGGCGATGAAG AAGAGAATGATACGGACCTGGAAACTGACAGACTTCTTGGACAGCAAAGAACGGACGATCAGAGCTTCTATGATGACAAG GGTTGCAGAAAACCTAAAAGTCGGACCATTATGCCTCTTCATAGTCATTCCAATCACAAACAGTTACTTAACACCATGGACGAAGTTAATGTACCCTTAGtccaaaatgaatccccaaactCGAATCCTCCCTCTCCCACAGCAGATTCTGACAAAAGCCAACCATCACAAACTCCGAAGGGAACTGTTTCATCGGGCAAAGTCAAAAAG GAGAAAGACACAAAAAAGAAGGGTCGCAGTAAAGAAG ATGTTATACAACGTTCAGTGCTCATAGAGGGTGTTCTATTTCGAGCAAGATACTTGGGATCCACCCAATTGGTTTGCGAGGGCCAGCCAACAAAAACAACAAGGATGATGCAAGCTGAAGAAGCTGTGTCCAGAATCAAG GCTCCTGATGGTGAATCACAACCCAGCACGGAAGTAGATCTGTTCATCTCCACAGAAAAAATCATGGTTCTCAACACCGACCTGAAGGAAATAATGATGGATCACGCTCTTCGAACAATTTCCTATATTGCCGATATCGGTGACTTGGTAGTTTTGATGGCAAGACGCCGATTCGTTCCTCACGAGATGGAGGAAGCCCCAAAGATCAACCGAACCCCGAAGATGATTTGTCACGTTTTTGAAAGTGAAGAAGCTCAATTCATTGCTCAGTCTATTGGTCAAGCCTTTCAGGTTGCCTATATGGAATTTCTCAAAGCGAACGGAATAGAGGATCATAGTTTCGTCAAAGAAATGGATTACCAGGAAGTTCTCAACTCTCAAGAGATATTTGGGGACGAATTGCAGATGTTCGCTAAGAAAGAGATGCAAAAAGAG GTCGTCGTTCCCAAAGCGAAAGGTGAAATTCTGGGTGTGGTTATTGTGGAATCTGGATGGGGCTCGATGCTTCCTACAGTTGTGATAGCTAACTTGGCTCCTGCAGGTGCAGCTGCTAGATGTGGTCAACTCAACATAGGAGACCAAATAATAGCCATCAATGGTGTTAGTCTGGTCGGTTTGCCTTTGTCCACATGTCAGAACtatataaaaaattccaaaaatcagACAGTTGTCAAGTTAACTGTGGTCCCCTGTGCTCCAGTTGTCGAGGTGAAGATTAAACGACCAGATACCAAATATCAACTTGGATTCAGTGTTCAAAACGGAGTT aTTTGCAGTTTATTGAGAGGTGGAATTGCGGAAAGAGGAGGTGTCAGAGTTGGCCACCGGattattgaaataaacaatCAGAGTGTAGTTGCAGTACCACACGAGAAAATAGTTAATTTACTTGCTACTTCTGTAGGGGAG ATCTTGATGAAAACTATGCCGACCTCCATGTTCAGGTTATTAACAGGACAGGAAAACCCAATATATATTTAA